Proteins encoded together in one Desulfovibrio aminophilus DSM 12254 window:
- a CDS encoding two-component system sensor histidine kinase NtrB, whose product MEPRALDEGKRYKVGVIGNKTSLMPFWELFVSQGSGRVLTELGLVAAALPGDGVEGDPFGPGMSLPIYPDYQAMLAAHPEINLVLESTGDPGILHALRRELPAEVALVERDAAGFFVRLLTTEQMWVACKVDLMHTQTLLKSISDQLSDEIFFLSPQGHVLDVNETVSKRLGKSKKDFVGRPFLEFFYGPHCPPPDTPCETPFDITARTGEPSEAIQTEVDDTGRMRYYRIYTYPIFDGATLVNVVAMRRDITKRTEMEQRLQQSEKLASIGQLSTYIAHEIRNPLFAISGFANSLMRQGNQDQAAREKLGIILEESKRLDTILKSIINFSRPTEGREAAVELNQVVEQTIELMRGDCERAGARIAFQPAEGLARAKADPELIKQCLINLLKNAVEAMPDGGDITIRTGMTRDHVTLEVRDTGEGIAPELRDKVFSPFFSTKGKGSGLGLAMIRKIMDDIGGNVDLQSKEGEGTAVTLLLPPALATHPPDSPFEGA is encoded by the coding sequence ATGGAACCCCGGGCGTTGGACGAGGGCAAGCGGTACAAGGTCGGCGTCATCGGCAACAAGACCTCGCTCATGCCCTTCTGGGAACTGTTCGTGAGCCAGGGCAGCGGCCGCGTCCTGACCGAGCTGGGCCTCGTGGCGGCGGCCCTGCCGGGCGACGGCGTGGAGGGCGACCCCTTCGGGCCGGGCATGAGCCTGCCCATCTACCCCGACTATCAGGCCATGCTCGCCGCCCATCCCGAGATCAACCTCGTGCTGGAATCCACCGGCGACCCCGGCATCCTGCATGCCCTACGCCGCGAACTGCCCGCCGAGGTGGCCCTGGTGGAGCGCGACGCGGCCGGGTTCTTCGTGCGCCTGCTGACCACCGAGCAGATGTGGGTGGCCTGCAAGGTCGACCTCATGCACACCCAGACCCTGCTCAAATCCATCTCGGACCAGCTCTCGGACGAAATCTTCTTCCTCTCGCCCCAGGGCCACGTGCTGGACGTCAACGAGACCGTCAGCAAACGCCTGGGCAAGTCCAAGAAGGACTTCGTGGGCCGCCCCTTCCTGGAATTCTTCTACGGCCCGCACTGCCCGCCGCCGGACACGCCCTGCGAGACGCCCTTCGACATCACCGCCCGCACCGGCGAACCCTCGGAGGCCATCCAGACCGAGGTCGACGACACGGGCCGCATGCGTTACTACCGCATCTACACCTACCCCATCTTCGACGGGGCCACGCTGGTCAACGTGGTGGCCATGCGCCGCGACATCACCAAGCGCACCGAGATGGAGCAGCGCCTCCAGCAGTCGGAGAAACTCGCCTCCATCGGCCAGCTCTCCACCTACATCGCCCACGAAATCCGCAACCCGCTGTTCGCCATCTCCGGCTTCGCCAATTCGCTCATGCGCCAGGGCAACCAGGACCAGGCCGCGCGCGAAAAGCTCGGGATCATCCTGGAGGAGTCCAAGCGCCTGGACACCATCCTCAAGAGCATCATCAACTTCTCGCGCCCCACCGAGGGCCGCGAGGCCGCCGTGGAGCTGAACCAGGTGGTGGAGCAGACCATCGAACTCATGCGCGGGGATTGCGAACGCGCCGGAGCCAGGATCGCCTTCCAGCCCGCCGAAGGCCTGGCCCGGGCCAAGGCCGACCCGGAACTCATCAAGCAGTGCCTCATCAACCTGCTCAAGAACGCCGTGGAGGCCATGCCCGACGGCGGCGACATCACCATCCGCACCGGCATGACCCGCGACCACGTGACCCTGGAGGTCCGCGACACGGGCGAGGGCATCGCGCCGGAACTGCGCGACAAGGTCTTCTCGCCCTTCTTCTCCACCAAGGGCAAGGGTTCGGGCCTGGGACTGGCCATGATCCGCAAGATCATGGACGACATCGGCGGCAACGTGGACCTCCAGAGCAAGGAGGGCGAAGGCACCGCCGTGACCCTGCTCCTGCCCCCGGCCCTGGCCACCCATCCGCCGGACTCCCCCTTCGAGGGTGCATAG
- the rimO gene encoding 30S ribosomal protein S12 methylthiotransferase RimO yields MTTINVHTVSLGCPKNRVDTERMLGALGADMAAVDDPRAADLILVNTCGFIRPAVEESVSTVLELAEAVRDAKPRPVLAVTGCLVSRYGDELRAELPEVDLWLSTRELTQWPALAAQALARRGFRDPAARRLSTGPAYAYLKISEGCSHRCRFCTIPSIRGPHVSRTLEEIEADARDMLAQGVPELVVVGQDVTAWGHDLGEKNGLRPLLTRLLPLPGLRRLRLMYLYPAGLTNSVLDFMRQAGPPLLPYFDVPLQHAHPDVLKNMGRPFAADPRLVVERIRSRFPEAALRTSIIVGYPGETEKRFRALMDFVAEVRFTHLGVFAYQAEEGTPAAAMSSQVSARVKEERRAALMELQAGISAEHLRCYVGEEMDVLIEGPHPEWPGLSRGRAWFQAPEVDGLTFVSAPPEKTLRPGAIVRARVESSTDYDLSALV; encoded by the coding sequence ATGACGACGATCAACGTGCATACCGTGAGCCTGGGCTGTCCCAAGAACCGCGTGGACACCGAGCGCATGCTCGGGGCCCTGGGCGCGGACATGGCGGCCGTGGACGATCCCCGGGCGGCGGATCTCATCCTGGTGAACACCTGCGGCTTCATCCGCCCGGCCGTGGAGGAGTCCGTGTCCACCGTCCTGGAACTGGCCGAGGCCGTGCGCGACGCCAAGCCCCGGCCCGTGCTGGCCGTCACCGGCTGCCTCGTCTCGCGCTACGGCGACGAGCTGCGAGCCGAGCTGCCCGAGGTGGACCTCTGGCTCTCCACCCGCGAATTGACCCAGTGGCCCGCGCTGGCCGCCCAGGCCCTCGCGCGCCGGGGCTTCCGCGATCCGGCCGCTCGCCGTCTCTCCACCGGCCCGGCCTACGCCTACCTGAAGATCTCCGAGGGCTGCTCCCACCGCTGCCGCTTCTGCACCATCCCCTCGATCCGGGGCCCGCACGTGAGCCGGACCCTGGAGGAGATCGAGGCCGACGCCCGCGACATGCTGGCCCAGGGCGTGCCCGAGCTGGTGGTGGTGGGCCAGGACGTGACCGCCTGGGGCCACGACCTGGGCGAGAAGAACGGCCTGCGCCCCCTGCTGACGCGCCTGCTGCCCCTGCCGGGCTTGCGCCGCCTGCGGCTCATGTATCTCTACCCCGCCGGGCTGACGAACTCCGTGCTGGATTTCATGCGCCAGGCCGGGCCGCCCCTGCTGCCCTATTTCGACGTGCCGCTCCAGCACGCCCACCCGGACGTGCTCAAGAACATGGGCCGTCCCTTCGCCGCCGACCCCCGGCTGGTGGTCGAGCGCATCCGTTCCCGCTTCCCCGAGGCCGCCCTGCGCACCTCGATCATCGTCGGCTACCCCGGCGAGACCGAGAAGCGCTTCCGCGCCCTCATGGACTTCGTGGCCGAGGTCCGCTTCACCCACCTGGGCGTGTTCGCCTATCAGGCCGAGGAGGGCACCCCGGCGGCGGCCATGTCCTCCCAGGTCAGCGCCCGGGTCAAGGAGGAGCGCCGCGCCGCGCTCATGGAGCTTCAGGCCGGGATCAGCGCCGAGCACCTGCGCTGCTACGTGGGCGAGGAGATGGACGTGCTCATCGAGGGCCCGCATCCCGAATGGCCGGGGCTCTCCAGGGGCCGGGCCTGGTTCCAGGCCCCGGAGGTGGACGGCCTGACCTTCGTCTCCGCCCCGCCGGAAAAGACCCTGCGGCCCGGCGCCATCGTCCGCGCCCGCGTGGAGTCGAGCACCGACTACGATCTGTCGGCGCTGGTCTAG
- a CDS encoding alpha/beta fold hydrolase, protein MPAPRQRFTPLLPWLLSALLLALLACASAKPAAGPDSAQPESLPAASTLRAGDVILAWRDLPAPPKHNAARPLLLVTGFAMSAEGWNREFVRGLNSGRRVILMDNRGMGAAADLPAGAPVDMPAMAADAARLLDVLGIAKADVLGWSMGGGVALELALARPERVGALVLYAPPLSGARVKPMLDRMFAMSPAELKEALFPRQWAAAHPEVWAAMPPPVAIPEGMAARQYAALCSWPGVAARLPGLRVPALFLVGGDDWVCPPLDGRAQAAAVPGARFELVPQGGHWMMHQNPRELARLVDAFLRRAPLDPRPGSARD, encoded by the coding sequence ATGCCCGCACCGCGACAGCGCTTCACGCCATTGCTGCCTTGGCTTTTGTCCGCCCTGCTGCTGGCTTTGCTGGCCTGCGCCTCGGCCAAGCCCGCCGCCGGGCCGGATTCCGCCCAGCCGGAAAGCCTGCCCGCCGCCTCCACCCTGCGCGCGGGAGACGTCATCCTGGCCTGGCGCGACCTGCCCGCGCCGCCGAAGCACAACGCCGCCCGGCCGCTGCTGCTGGTCACCGGCTTCGCTATGAGCGCCGAGGGCTGGAACAGGGAGTTCGTGCGCGGGCTGAACTCCGGCCGCCGGGTCATCCTCATGGACAACCGGGGCATGGGCGCGGCCGCGGATTTGCCCGCCGGAGCGCCCGTGGACATGCCCGCCATGGCGGCGGACGCCGCGCGCCTGCTGGACGTCCTGGGCATCGCCAAGGCCGACGTGCTCGGTTGGTCCATGGGCGGTGGCGTCGCCCTGGAGCTTGCCCTGGCCCGGCCGGAGAGGGTGGGCGCGCTTGTGCTGTATGCGCCGCCGCTTTCCGGCGCGCGGGTGAAGCCCATGCTGGACCGCATGTTCGCCATGAGCCCGGCGGAGCTCAAGGAGGCGCTGTTCCCGCGGCAGTGGGCGGCGGCGCATCCGGAGGTCTGGGCCGCAATGCCGCCTCCCGTCGCGATTCCCGAGGGCATGGCCGCGCGGCAATACGCGGCGCTTTGCTCTTGGCCCGGCGTTGCCGCGCGCCTGCCGGGCCTGCGCGTTCCGGCGCTGTTCCTGGTCGGCGGAGATGACTGGGTATGCCCGCCGCTGGACGGGCGCGCCCAGGCCGCGGCGGTTCCCGGCGCGCGCTTTGAGCTGGTTCCCCAGGGCGGGCACTGGATGATGCACCAGAACCCGCGGGAACTGGCGCGGCTGGTGGATGCGTTTCTGCGCCGCGCTCCCCTGGACCCGCGCCCGGGCTCGGCCCGGGATTGA
- a CDS encoding THUMP domain-containing class I SAM-dependent RNA methyltransferase, protein MNPWHEESTVLVTCPKGLPPFLGREMRELGLEGVRELVSGVEARGTLLDCLRLSLEVRTGHRALYELTRFRAKGPDDLYREAGTIPWEELIPADGYVSVASALRTEAVNDSRFANLRLKDAIVDRIAARMGRRPDSGPDQSRACVFLYWQGTDVAVYLDAGGDSLSRRGWRTMPGKAPLQETLAAGMLLAAGWPEIAARGGHLVCPMCGAGTLAIEGALMALNRAPGLGRENFAAMHLLGYDEEAFEELRDAALTRARSTLPGGRVLASDIDSGQMNAAATNAAQAGVGALVGREVRDFREQEIPPGAGLVIVNPEYGARLGEVAKLRETYKALGDFLKQRCRGYRAAILCGEPDLAKCVGLKPSRRIPFWNAKIECRLLLYELYEGSRKARER, encoded by the coding sequence ATGAATCCCTGGCATGAAGAATCCACCGTTCTCGTGACCTGTCCCAAGGGCCTGCCGCCGTTTCTGGGCCGGGAGATGCGGGAATTGGGGCTGGAGGGAGTGCGGGAGCTGGTTTCGGGCGTGGAGGCCCGGGGCACGCTCCTCGACTGTCTGCGCCTGAGCCTGGAGGTCCGTACCGGCCACCGGGCGCTCTATGAACTGACGCGCTTCCGGGCCAAGGGGCCGGACGATCTCTATCGGGAGGCCGGGACAATCCCCTGGGAGGAGCTGATTCCGGCCGACGGGTACGTCTCCGTGGCCTCGGCTTTGCGCACCGAGGCGGTCAACGACTCGCGCTTCGCCAATCTCCGGCTCAAGGACGCCATCGTGGACCGCATCGCGGCCCGCATGGGTCGCCGCCCGGATTCCGGCCCGGACCAAAGCCGGGCCTGCGTGTTCTTGTACTGGCAGGGCACCGACGTGGCGGTCTACCTGGACGCCGGCGGCGACTCGCTTTCGCGCCGGGGCTGGCGCACCATGCCCGGCAAGGCCCCGCTCCAGGAGACCCTGGCCGCCGGGATGCTCCTGGCCGCCGGTTGGCCGGAGATCGCGGCCCGGGGCGGGCACCTCGTCTGCCCCATGTGCGGAGCGGGAACCCTGGCCATCGAGGGCGCGCTCATGGCCCTGAACCGCGCGCCGGGACTCGGCCGCGAGAACTTCGCGGCCATGCATCTGTTGGGGTACGACGAGGAGGCCTTCGAGGAGCTGCGCGACGCCGCCCTGACCCGGGCCCGCTCCACGCTGCCCGGCGGCCGCGTCCTGGCCTCGGACATCGATTCCGGCCAGATGAACGCCGCCGCCACCAACGCGGCCCAGGCCGGGGTCGGGGCCCTGGTGGGCCGGGAGGTCCGCGACTTCCGGGAGCAGGAGATCCCGCCCGGAGCCGGGCTCGTCATCGTGAACCCGGAATACGGCGCGCGCCTGGGCGAGGTCGCGAAACTCCGGGAGACCTATAAGGCCCTGGGCGACTTCCTCAAGCAGCGCTGCCGGGGATACCGGGCCGCGATCCTCTGCGGCGAGCCGGACCTGGCCAAGTGCGTGGGCCTCAAGCCCTCGCGCCGCATCCCGTTCTGGAACGCCAAGATCGAGTGCCGTCTGCTGCTCTACGAGCTGTACGAGGGGAGCCGGAAGGCGCGGGAACGCTAG
- a CDS encoding PAS domain S-box protein: MHTIEALLPLIQNISLLLAAILVFDLFPLRGRPRDALTARAALGLILGVLVVVIMLTPWTLQPGLVFDTRSVLIGISGLFFGTIPTAVCVLMAAAYRLYQGGVGAWTGVSVILASGLIGVAWRYRRKRPLHDASWGELYRFGLAVHAAMLLLMLTLPWDTALVVLRRISLPVLLLYPLGTALTGVLLVKRLRNARVRAELEESETLFRKLFEDHAAVKLLLDPETGKIMDANRAAAEFYGWPREQLQSMRIQEINTLPPEAVREEMAKALSARRLRFEFRHRLADGTERDVEVLSGAIVHKGRNLIHSIVHDISDSKRMQEALRASESYLKNVLDSSNDAVFVDDADTGAILDVNRAMCEMYGYSREEALALSVEDLSLGEPPYSQNEALEWLRKAREEKPQTFTWLAKKKDGSLFWVEVSIRFAVIGGQGRFVVLVRDITSRKHAEDELRQAKEDAEAASKAKSEFLAIMSHEIRTPLSGVMGMLQLLREPGHENEQAEWVRAALEASRHLNQILSDVLDISSIESGKMHLRRTPFTPKSVIAPVLGALAESARAKGLALTTEVAPELSRPLLGDAGRLRQIVFNLVGNALKYTERGEIHIEAYPLPVVPAGADLALHIAIRDTGIGIPDEKLKIIFEPFTQIENPYTRRQGGAGLGLNIVKRLVDLMGGSLAVCSEPEVGTEVHVTLPLAFAEPEAGSAAQEGDPVPTLPPLRLLLVEDERLNRLAVSRMLEQAGHAVIAVGDGRGALAALKAESVDAVFMDIQMPDMDGMAATRAIRADASLGDAARVPIIALTAHAMSGDRERFLAAGMDGYLSKPVERAELERELARVLSERLA; encoded by the coding sequence GTGCATACCATCGAAGCCCTTCTGCCCCTGATCCAGAACATCTCCCTGCTTCTGGCGGCGATTCTCGTCTTCGACCTCTTCCCGCTCCGGGGCCGCCCCCGCGACGCCCTGACGGCCCGGGCCGCGCTGGGCCTGATCCTGGGCGTGCTGGTGGTGGTCATCATGCTCACCCCCTGGACGCTCCAGCCCGGGCTGGTCTTCGACACCCGATCCGTGCTCATCGGCATTTCCGGCCTGTTCTTCGGCACCATCCCCACGGCGGTCTGCGTGCTCATGGCCGCCGCCTACCGGCTGTACCAGGGCGGGGTGGGAGCCTGGACCGGCGTTTCGGTCATCCTGGCCTCGGGCCTCATCGGCGTGGCCTGGCGCTACCGCCGCAAGCGGCCGCTGCACGACGCTTCCTGGGGCGAACTGTACCGTTTCGGCCTGGCCGTGCACGCGGCCATGCTCCTGCTCATGCTCACGCTGCCCTGGGACACGGCCCTCGTCGTCCTCCGCCGCATCAGCCTGCCCGTGCTTCTGCTCTACCCCCTGGGCACGGCCCTGACCGGGGTGCTGCTGGTCAAACGGCTGCGCAACGCCCGCGTGCGGGCGGAGCTGGAGGAAAGCGAAACCCTGTTCCGCAAGCTCTTCGAGGACCACGCGGCCGTGAAGCTGCTCCTCGACCCGGAGACGGGCAAAATCATGGACGCGAACCGCGCCGCCGCGGAGTTCTACGGCTGGCCCAGGGAACAGCTCCAGTCCATGCGCATCCAGGAGATCAACACGCTCCCGCCGGAGGCGGTGCGCGAGGAGATGGCCAAGGCCCTCAGCGCACGGCGGCTGCGCTTCGAATTCCGGCATCGGCTGGCCGACGGCACGGAGCGGGACGTGGAAGTCCTCAGCGGGGCCATCGTGCACAAGGGCCGCAACCTCATCCATTCCATCGTCCACGACATCTCGGACAGCAAGCGGATGCAGGAGGCCCTGCGGGCCAGCGAAAGCTACCTGAAGAACGTGCTGGATTCGAGCAACGACGCCGTGTTCGTCGATGACGCGGACACCGGCGCGATCCTCGACGTGAACCGGGCCATGTGCGAGATGTACGGCTACTCCCGCGAGGAGGCTCTCGCCCTGTCCGTCGAGGATCTGAGCCTGGGCGAGCCTCCCTATTCCCAGAACGAGGCCCTGGAGTGGCTGCGCAAGGCCCGGGAGGAAAAACCGCAGACCTTCACCTGGCTGGCCAAGAAGAAGGACGGGAGCCTGTTCTGGGTCGAGGTGAGCATCCGCTTCGCGGTCATCGGCGGGCAGGGCCGCTTCGTGGTCCTGGTGCGCGACATCACCAGCCGCAAGCACGCCGAGGACGAACTGCGCCAGGCCAAGGAGGACGCCGAGGCCGCCAGCAAGGCGAAGTCGGAATTCCTGGCCATCATGAGCCACGAAATCCGCACGCCCCTGAGCGGCGTCATGGGCATGCTCCAGCTCCTGCGGGAGCCCGGACACGAGAACGAACAGGCGGAATGGGTGCGGGCCGCCCTGGAGGCCAGCCGCCACCTGAACCAGATCCTGAGCGACGTGCTGGACATCTCCAGCATCGAGTCCGGCAAGATGCATCTGCGCAGGACCCCGTTCACGCCGAAATCCGTCATCGCCCCGGTCCTGGGAGCCCTGGCCGAATCCGCACGGGCCAAGGGCCTCGCGCTCACGACCGAGGTCGCGCCGGAACTGTCGCGGCCGCTGCTGGGCGACGCGGGCCGCCTGCGCCAGATCGTCTTCAACCTGGTGGGCAACGCCCTGAAGTACACCGAGCGCGGCGAAATCCACATCGAGGCCTACCCCCTGCCCGTGGTCCCCGCCGGGGCCGACCTGGCCCTGCACATCGCCATCCGCGACACGGGCATCGGCATCCCGGACGAGAAATTGAAGATCATCTTCGAGCCGTTCACCCAGATCGAGAATCCCTACACCCGGCGGCAAGGCGGCGCGGGGCTCGGCCTGAACATCGTCAAACGCCTGGTGGATCTCATGGGCGGTTCGCTGGCGGTCTGCTCCGAACCGGAGGTGGGCACCGAGGTGCACGTCACCCTGCCCCTGGCCTTCGCCGAACCGGAGGCCGGCTCCGCGGCCCAGGAGGGTGATCCGGTCCCGACGCTTCCGCCCCTGCGGCTGCTCCTGGTGGAGGACGAGCGGCTCAACCGGCTGGCCGTGAGCCGGATGCTGGAACAGGCCGGACACGCGGTGATCGCGGTCGGAGACGGCCGCGGCGCCCTCGCGGCGCTGAAGGCCGAAAGCGTGGACGCGGTGTTCATGGACATCCAGATGCCGGACATGGACGGCATGGCGGCCACCCGGGCCATCCGGGCCGACGCCTCCCTGGGCGACGCGGCCCGCGTGCCGATCATCGCCCTCACGGCCCACGCCATGTCCGGCGACCGCGAACGCTTCCTGGCCGCCGGAATGGACGGCTACCTCTCCAAGCCCGTGGAGCGCGCGGAACTCGAACGCGAACTGGCGCGGGTGCTTTCCGAACGCCTCGCCTAG
- the corA gene encoding magnesium/cobalt transporter CorA — translation MRAFHRRKPESVGQSPGLLVYVGQDRDFAPAVSCLTFNAAEVSEACRELPALPPEPEEGRVRLINVMGVHEPDLVRRVGEHFGLSPLTLEDVLDTTQRPKAEELDGGLVFLVLKNVDYVIEKYELLEEQVCVVWGPDYVLTFQESAQNICEPIIQRLRRGRGRIRTSGPGYIVIALLDSIMDRVSVTLGKIAAEAEELEDELAENPDESTLHEIYRLKREILFLRNAVWPMQEVLAQLSSEDVGEFNEACGAYLREVKDHTAKVVDEVKTLHDLLTAMLDLHISLAGMRMNRIIKFLTGIATIFIPLTFLAGVYGMNFKHMPELNWEYGYYASLGLMAVVGVGMAVFFARRKWF, via the coding sequence ATGCGCGCATTCCATCGCCGCAAGCCGGAATCCGTGGGCCAATCCCCGGGACTGCTGGTCTACGTGGGCCAGGACCGGGACTTCGCGCCCGCCGTCTCCTGCCTGACCTTCAACGCGGCCGAGGTGAGCGAGGCCTGCCGGGAGCTTCCGGCGCTCCCCCCGGAGCCCGAGGAGGGCCGGGTCCGGCTCATCAACGTCATGGGCGTGCACGAGCCCGACCTGGTGCGGCGCGTGGGCGAGCACTTCGGGCTCTCGCCCCTGACCCTGGAGGACGTCCTGGACACCACCCAGCGGCCCAAGGCCGAGGAGCTGGACGGCGGGCTGGTCTTCCTGGTGCTCAAGAACGTGGACTACGTGATCGAGAAGTACGAGCTGCTGGAGGAGCAGGTCTGCGTGGTCTGGGGTCCGGACTACGTGCTCACCTTCCAGGAGAGCGCCCAGAACATCTGCGAGCCCATCATCCAGCGCCTGCGCCGGGGCCGGGGCCGCATCCGCACCTCCGGGCCGGGCTACATCGTCATCGCCCTGCTGGACTCGATCATGGACCGGGTCTCGGTGACGCTCGGCAAGATCGCGGCCGAGGCCGAGGAGTTGGAGGACGAGCTGGCCGAGAACCCGGACGAGAGCACCCTGCACGAGATCTACCGGCTCAAGCGCGAGATTCTCTTCCTGCGCAACGCGGTCTGGCCCATGCAGGAGGTCCTGGCCCAGCTCTCCAGCGAGGACGTGGGCGAATTCAACGAGGCCTGCGGCGCCTATCTGCGCGAGGTGAAGGACCACACCGCCAAGGTTGTGGACGAGGTCAAGACCCTGCACGACCTGCTCACGGCCATGCTCGACCTGCACATCTCCCTGGCCGGGATGCGCATGAACCGGATCATCAAGTTCCTCACCGGCATCGCCACGATCTTCATCCCCCTGACCTTCCTGGCCGGGGTCTACGGCATGAACTTCAAGCACATGCCCGAGCTGAACTGGGAATACGGCTACTACGCCTCCCTGGGCCTCATGGCCGTGGTGGGCGTGGGCATGGCCGTGTTCTTCGCCAGGAGGAAATGGTTCTGA
- a CDS encoding tetratricopeptide repeat protein encodes MRPLRPLLGCLSAFLFVLSTAAPALAGPLDDGLAAYKSEDYATAARLLTPEAEAGGVEAQYVLGMIRKFGLGRDKDPAGAAEWLRKAADQGHAGARYELAQMCLHGNGLPQDDAEAAKLFELAANQGLARAQTNLAGLYGLGRGVPKSQGRMLYWFERAAGSGDTLAMVNLGDVYANGVHAPKNTVVATGWYRKAAEAGDALGEFALAEMLLKAPTVTERRKGMTWLRKAAGHDQPDAQYRLGQAYAAGQGVKADAETANSWWRKAAEQGHSGAQYNLCISYDKGLGAPRDLKKAWEWCRRSANQGDPAGQYETAAMLLAGEAPREDPELAVRLLEAAAEQDYGMAWYGLGELQRQGLHMKKDTEKALASYRRALELGYQPAAERLRGMEAAPAKRWGRLASWTFRETKRRPLAEPPWRDLIRAGATAPPGLSMKEAKPRPRPGPFPWGRPPRRRFRAGAGARASPCSG; translated from the coding sequence ATGCGCCCGCTTCGCCCGCTCCTTGGTTGTCTTTCCGCGTTCCTTTTCGTGCTGTCCACCGCCGCCCCGGCCCTGGCCGGGCCGCTGGACGACGGCCTCGCGGCCTACAAGTCCGAGGACTACGCCACGGCCGCGCGGCTGCTCACACCCGAGGCCGAGGCCGGAGGAGTGGAGGCCCAGTACGTCCTGGGCATGATCCGCAAGTTCGGGCTGGGCCGGGACAAGGATCCGGCCGGCGCGGCGGAGTGGCTGCGCAAGGCGGCGGACCAGGGCCACGCCGGGGCGCGCTACGAACTGGCCCAGATGTGCCTGCACGGCAACGGCCTGCCCCAGGACGACGCCGAGGCCGCGAAGCTCTTCGAACTGGCCGCGAACCAGGGCCTGGCCCGGGCCCAGACCAACCTGGCCGGACTCTACGGCCTGGGCCGGGGCGTGCCCAAAAGCCAGGGCCGGATGCTCTACTGGTTCGAGCGGGCGGCCGGAAGCGGCGACACCCTGGCCATGGTCAACCTGGGCGACGTCTACGCCAACGGCGTGCACGCCCCGAAGAACACGGTGGTGGCCACGGGCTGGTACCGCAAGGCCGCCGAGGCGGGCGACGCCCTGGGCGAGTTCGCCCTGGCCGAGATGCTGCTCAAGGCCCCCACGGTCACGGAGCGCCGCAAGGGCATGACCTGGCTGCGCAAGGCCGCCGGGCACGACCAGCCGGACGCCCAGTACCGCCTGGGCCAGGCCTACGCCGCGGGCCAGGGAGTGAAGGCCGACGCCGAGACGGCCAATTCCTGGTGGCGCAAGGCCGCCGAACAGGGCCACTCCGGGGCGCAGTACAACCTCTGCATCTCCTACGACAAGGGCCTGGGCGCGCCGCGCGACCTGAAGAAGGCCTGGGAGTGGTGCAGGCGGTCCGCGAACCAGGGCGACCCCGCCGGGCAGTACGAGACGGCGGCCATGCTTCTTGCTGGCGAGGCTCCCCGCGAAGACCCCGAGCTGGCCGTCCGGCTCCTGGAGGCGGCGGCGGAGCAGGACTACGGCATGGCCTGGTACGGCCTGGGCGAACTGCAACGCCAGGGGCTGCACATGAAGAAGGACACGGAAAAGGCCCTGGCCTCCTACCGCCGGGCCCTGGAGCTGGGCTATCAACCGGCGGCCGAGCGTCTGCGCGGGATGGAGGCGGCCCCGGCGAAGAGGTGGGGGAGGCTTGCTTCCTGGACGTTCCGCGAAACAAAACGGCGGCCCCTCGCGGAGCCGCCGTGGCGTGATCTGATTCGAGCCGGAGCGACCGCCCCTCCCGGCCTTTCTATGAAAGAGGCGAAGCCTCGTCCTCGTCCGGGTCCATTTCCGTGGGGTCGACCTCCGAGGCGTCGGTTTCGGGCAGGAGCAGGGGCTCGGGCTTCTCCATGTAGCGGGTGA
- a CDS encoding tRNA (adenine-N1)-methyltransferase yields the protein MIQPGQLVILISPKGKRYMHKLVPGNEVHTQEGKLLLDDVAEAGFGGCARTHLGKPYLVLKPTVYDLIKGVKRQTQIMYPKEIGYVLLKLGIGPGSTVIESGTGSAGLTLALAWFVGDTGKVYTYERREDFFKLAMKNLDRVGLLHRVEQVNQDIENGFKHTGADALFLDVREPWLYLQHIPKAVLPGAMCGFLLPTTNQVSDLLRGLDEGPFVETEVLEILVRRYKPVADRLRPDDRMVAHTGFLIFTRYMEKPEPLLLPETDASEVDPTEMDPDEDEASPLS from the coding sequence ATGATTCAACCTGGACAACTGGTAATCCTCATCAGCCCCAAGGGCAAGCGCTACATGCACAAGCTCGTCCCGGGCAACGAGGTCCATACCCAGGAGGGCAAGCTCCTCCTGGACGACGTGGCCGAGGCCGGGTTCGGCGGTTGCGCCCGCACCCATCTGGGCAAGCCGTATCTCGTGCTCAAGCCCACGGTGTACGACCTCATCAAGGGGGTCAAGCGCCAGACCCAGATCATGTACCCCAAGGAGATCGGCTATGTGCTGCTCAAACTCGGCATCGGCCCGGGCAGCACGGTCATCGAGTCCGGCACGGGCTCGGCCGGTCTGACCCTGGCCCTGGCCTGGTTCGTGGGCGACACCGGCAAGGTCTACACCTACGAGCGCCGCGAGGACTTCTTCAAGCTGGCCATGAAGAACCTCGACCGCGTGGGGCTGCTCCACCGCGTGGAGCAGGTCAACCAGGACATCGAGAACGGCTTCAAGCACACCGGCGCGGACGCCCTGTTCCTGGACGTGCGCGAGCCCTGGCTCTACCTCCAGCACATCCCCAAGGCCGTGCTGCCCGGGGCCATGTGCGGCTTCCTCCTGCCGACCACGAATCAGGTCTCCGACCTGCTGCGCGGCCTGGACGAGGGCCCCTTCGTGGAGACCGAGGTGCTGGAGATCCTCGTGCGGCGCTACAAGCCCGTGGCCGACCGCCTGCGGCCCGACGACCGCATGGTGGCCCACACCGGCTTCCTCATCTTCACCCGCTACATGGAGAAGCCCGAGCCCCTGCTCCTGCCCGAAACCGACGCCTCGGAGGTCGACCCCACGGAAATGGACCCGGACGAGGACGAGGCTTCGCCTCTTTCATAG